GGCATCCGGGCGGTCCTCCCCCGACTGCGACGAGACGGCTTCCTGCGCGAGCACGGCGGCGAGGCGCAGCTCCTCGAGGTTGCCGAGGCGCTCCGCCCGGGCGGCGAGGTCGTCGTCCTCGCCCGGCTGCGGCGCGAGCTCCTCGAACTCGGCGAGGTCGAGGCGCAGCTGCTCGGCCTCGCGAGCGCGGTCGTCGCGGTCGCTCGTGAGCCGTTCGAGCTCGGATGCGAGCGCGCGCCAGCTCTCGAAGGCGCGTGCGAACTCCGCGACGCGCGCGAGATGCTCGGGCCCCGCGGATGCGTCGAGCGCGTCGCGCTGGGCCGCCGCGGAGCGCAGGCGCAGCTGATCCGACTGCCCGTGCACGACGACGAGCCGCTCGCCGAGCTCGGCGAGCACGCCGACCGGCGTGGACCTGCCGCCGACGACGCCGCGGCTGCGGCCCTCCGCCGACACGGTACGGGCGAGGATGAGCTCGGCGCGGCCGTCGCCGATCGGGTCGAGGTCGCCGCCCGCCTCGCGCACGCGCTCGGCGACGGCTCCGTCGTCGGCCACGAGCCAGCGGCCCTCGACGCTCGCCTGGGCGCTTCCCGCACGGACGCTCCCCGCATCCGCCCGTTCGCCCAGCAGCAGCGCGAGCGCCGTGACGACCATGGTCTTGCCTGCGCCCGTCTCGCCCGTGACGGCTGTGAACCCGGGCCCGAGCGGCAGGCGCGCCTCGCCGATGACGCCGAGGCCGCTGATCGACAGCTCCTCGATCACGCGCGCCCCCGCTCCTCCGCAGCCGCCTCCGACGCGGGACCGCGCCATCCGTCGACCGGGAGGCCGAACTTGTTCACGAGCCGGTCGACGAAGGGGCGCGGCGCGAGACGCGCCAGCAGCACGGGCTTGGGCGAGCGTCGCACGACCACGCGCGCGCCCGGCGGCAGCTCGAACATGCGGCGGCCGTCGCACCACAGCACCCCGTGGCCCTGCGAGCGCTCGAGCAGTTCGATCGCGACGGGCGAGTCGGGAGCCACCACGAGGGGGCGGGCGAAGAGCGCGTGCGCCGAGAGCGGCACCATGAGGATCGCCTGAAGCCCGGGCCAGACGACGGGGCCGCCCGCCGAGAACGCGTAGGCGGTGGAGCCGGTGGGCGTCGACATCACGACGCCGTCGCATCCGAACGTCGACAGCGGACGCTGGTCGACCTCGACGACGACCTCGAGCGACCGCTCGCGGCTCGCCTTCTCGACGGTCGCCTCGTTGAGCGCCCACGTCTCGAAGACGACCTCGTCGCCCTGCTTCACGCGGACAGAGAGCGTCATGCGCTCCTCGACGACGTAGTCTCCCTCGAGTGCGCGCTGGACCACCTCGTCGAGGTCCTCGCGCTCGGCCTCCGCGAGGAAGCCCACGTGCCCGAGGTTGACGCCGATGAGCGGGGCGTCGCACCCCCGCGCGAGCTCCGCGGCCCGCAGGATCGTGCCGTCCCCGCCGAGCACGATCACGAGCTCGAGCGACGACGCGGGCACGTCGACCCCGAGCAGCGCGAGCGGCGCCAGGTCGGGCGCGGCCGCACGCAGGTCGGCGAGCTCGTCATCCGATACGACGGGCGTCAGGCCCGCGTCGATGAGCCGACGGCACACGTGGATGCCGGCCTCGAGCGAATCCGCGCGGCCGGTATGCGCGACCACCAGCAGATGTCGGGCGGCGTCGGTCATGTCCCCATTCTGTCGGATGCGCCCGACCCGCGCCGCGCTCGACGTCGCTCTCCTGTGCATCAGTGGGGCGCTCCGCGGTCGCGCGGGATGGGTCTCGCGATCCGGCCGCGGCGGGGGCGCCCACCTGGAGGGCGGAGATCCCGCGGCGGCTCAGGCCAGCGCGGCGACCGCGTCGCGCAGGTGCGAGGGGTCGGGCGCGCCGCGACGCAGGTGCACGAGGTACTCGCGGTTGCCGCTGCCGCCCGGGATCGGGCTGTCGACGATGCCGAGGGCGCCGAGTCCGGCGTCCCAGGCCGACCACAGCACGGTCGAGGCCGCCTCCTGGCGGCGGGCTCGGTCGCGCACGATGCCTTCCTTGATGCCGCCGCGCCCCACCTCGAACTGCGGCTTGACGAGCAGCAGGAGGTCGGCATCCGGTTCGGCGAGGGCGAGGAGCGGATGCAGCACCTGCGTGAGCGAGATGAAGCTGAGGTCGCCGACGACGAGCGTCGGCCATCCGGAGAGCGCGAGCTCGGCACGGTAGCTCAGAAACGCGGGAGATTCTCGCGTCAAGTGCCGGAGGTTCTGGCCCTCGAGGTTCGCGACGCGCGGGTTCTCCCGCATCTCCCGCACGAGCTGGCCGTGGCCGACGTCGACCGCGAACACCCGCGCGGCGCCCCGCTCGAGCAGCACCTGTGTGAACCCGCCCGTCGAGGCGCCCGCGTCGAGGCACACCCGCCCGGAGGGGTCGACCCCGAAGGCGTCGAGCGCACCGATGAGCTTGTGCGCGCCGCGGCTCACGTAGTGGTCGGCGCCCGCGACGGCGAGCTCGGCATCCGCACCGACGCGCAGCGACGCCTTGGCCGCCGGGGCGCCATCGACGGTCACGAGCCCCTGGGCGATCGCCTCGACCGCGATCGCGCGCGAGCGGGCGAGGCCGCGTCGCACGAGCTCGGCGTCGAGCCGGGCCCCGGATGCGGCGGCGTCAGGCATGCGGACGCGGCGCGTCCCCGGATTCGAGCCGCGCGCGCAGCTCGTCGTGGAGCTGCGAGAGCGCTGCGGCGCGGTCGGCGAGGGGCTGGTCCTCGATGACGCGGAGGCGCGACAGCAGCGCGCTCGGCTCGCGGTCCTCCGGCGCGTCTGGCTGCATCGTCTCGTCGGTCACGGTCACGAATATAGTTCCGGCGCGACGTCGAGCGCGTAGATGGGCACGCCCGCACCCCACACCGCGGCCGCGGCGGCGCGGACGCGGTCGATGCCGCTTCCGGGAGTCTCGAGTGTGAGCCGCTCGCCGTCGTGGCGCACGACGGCGGTTCCGACGCGCACACGGCGCACACCCGTGATGTCGCGCACGTCCTCCGTCGCCGGGTAGTCCTCGGCGAGGCCACGCAGGTCCTCGAGGATGTAGTCCGGACGCGAGTCCGCCGCGGCCGCGAGCAGCTGCTTCGGACCGTCGATGCCGGTCAGCACGAGCGCCGACTGCATCCCGGCGCGACGCGCGCCCATGATGTCGGTGTCGAGCCGGTCGCCGATGAAGAGCGGATGCCGCGCCCCGAAGCGCGCGACGGCGACGTCGAAGAGGGCTCGTTCGGGCTTGCCCGCGACGACGGGCAGTCGACCGACGGCCGTGTGCACCGCCGAGACGAGCGTGCCGTTGCCGGGCGCGGTGCCCCGCGCCTGCGGGATGGTCCAGTCGGTGTTCGTGGCGACCCACGGGATGCCGGCGTCGCCGCCCCGGAGCGCGAACGCGGCCTCGGCCAGGTCGGTCCATGCGACCGCGGGGGCGAAGCCCTGCACGACCGCGGCGGGATCGTCGTCCGCCGACCGCGTGACGCGGAAGCCGGCCTTCTCGACCTCGGAGACGAGGCCGTCGCCGCCGACGACGAGGATCGTCGACCCCGCGGGCACGAGGTCGGCCAGCAGCACGACCGCAGCCTGCGGCGAGGAGACGATCTCGTCGGGCGTCGCGTCGAGCCCGAGCTCGCGCAGCTGACCCGCGACCGTCTCTGGCGTACGCGACGCGTTGTTCGTGAGGTAGCCGAGCCGGATGCCGTACGCGGCCGCCGCGTTGAGCGCCTCGACTGCGTACGGGATCGCCTGGTGGCTCGCATAGACGACGCCGTCGAGGTCGGCGAGCAGGACGTCGACGCCGGCCAGTGGCGCCGACGGAGCGATAGCCGTCACTCGGGCTCGCCCTCCGCGGTCTCGTCCTCGAGTTCGACGATCTCGACGTCGTCGTACTCGTCGTCGAGGATCTCCTCGACGATCTCGATCGTGTCCTGACCCTCCGGAACGGACGCCTCCTCGAGCGCCTCCGCGGCGCGCTCCGAGCGGGCATACCACTCGGCGGCCTCCTCGCCACGGCCGAGCTCCTCGAGCACGGTCGCGTAGGCGTCGAACAGCGCAGGGCTGTACGAGAACGCGCGGTCGGGGTCGAGCTGCGGGATCTCGAGCTCCGTGAGCGCCAACTCGGGCTGCCCCAGATCGAGGCGGGCACCCGACATCGCGATCGCGAGAGCGACCTGGACGGCGGGCTCGAGGTCCGCGCGCGGAACCGACCGGCCGAGCTCGAGGGCCTGCTGCGGTCGTCCGACGCCGCGCTCGGAGTCGACCATGAGAGGAAGCTGATCGTCGCGCCCCGTGATGCGACGGTAGGTGCGCAATTCGCGCAAGGCGAGCGCGAAGTCGCCCGTCGCGTACGCCGTGATCGCCGAGGTCTCACGCACGACACCGATGCGCCCCGCCCGACGCGCCGCAGCGAGCGCGTGCCGGTGTGCGAGCTCGGGATCCGTGTCGATCAGCCGCCCCGCCATGACGAGGTGCTTCGCGACCCAGTCGGCATTGTCCTTGCTGAGCGTCTTGAGCTCGGCACGGGCGGCGCGATCGAGCTGGTTCGCCGCGACATCCTCGGGGATGAGCGGGTCGTCGTGGCGCGGACGGTCGTCCTCGCGAGGCCGCGGCGGCCGGTCGGCGCGGTCTCCCGACCTCTCGCCCTTCTTCTCCCACGGCTTGCCACCGGGCTTGCCATCGCGCTTCTCCCAGGGCTTCCGCTCACCGCGCGCCTTGTCGCCCGGCTTGCCATCGCGCTTCTCCCAGGGCTTCCGCTCACCGCGCGCCTTGTCGCCCGGCTTGCGATCGCGCTTCTCCCAAGGCTTGCGGTCACCCGCGGGCTTGCCGCCGTCAGCGGAGTCGCGCTTCTTCCACGCGGGCTTGTCGCCGGCTCGTCCGGCGGGGCCGCCGGGCTTGCGCGGTCCGCGGGCGCCGTCGCCCGGACGCTTACCCTGCGGCCGCTTGCTCTCGTCAGCCATCGTTCTCCCGTGGTCGGTTCATGCTACGGCCGGATCGAGCTCGATCGCGGGCCGAAAACGGTCCTTAAACGAAGAAGGCCCACCCGATGTACGGGTGGGCCTCCTCGAAAGAAGTCCGGCGGTGTCCTACTCTCCCACAGGGTCACCCCTGCAGTACCATCGGCGCTGAAGGTCTTAGCTTCCGGGTTCGGAATGTAACCGGGCGTTTCCCCTTCGCTATGGCCGCCGAAACACTATTGATTTCTCAGTCAAAGTGCTTCGATGAATCTCGAAGCGTTCCCGACCGTCAATCGGGAACCACAAAGTGGACGCGAGCAACACGATTCTAAGAACTCATGTGTTGTCAAGTTATCGGCTTATTAGTACCGGTCAGCTCCATGGGTCTTTAGTCCCCACTTCCACATCCGGCCTATCAACCCAGTAGTCTAGCTGGGAGCCTCTCCCCCGAAGGGATGGAAATCTCATCTTGAAGCCGGCTTCCCGCTTAGATGCTTTCAGCGGTTATCCGTTCCGAACGTAGCTAATCAGCGGTGCTCTTGGCAGAACAACTGACACACCAGAGGTTCGTCCGTCCCGGTCCTCTCGTACTAGGGACAGATCTTCTCAAATTTCCTACGCGCGCAGCGGATAGGGACCGAACTGTCTCACGACGTTCTAAACCCAGCTCGCGTACCGCTTTAATGGGCGAACAGCCCAACCCTTGGGACCTACTCCAGCCCCAGGATGCGACGAGCCGACATCGAGGTGCCAAACCATGCCGTCGATATGGACTCTTGGGCAAGATCAGCCTGTTATCCCCGAGGTACCTTTTATCCGTTGAGCGACAGCGCTTCCACAAGCCACTGCCGGATCACTAGTCCCGACTTTCGTCCCTGCTCGAGCCGTCACTCTCACAGTCAAGCTCCCTTGTGCACTTACACTCGACACCTGATTGCCAACCAGGTTGAGGGAACCTTTGGGCGCCTCCGTTACTCTTTGGGAGGCAACCGCCCCAGTTAAACTACCCACCAGGCACTGTCCCAGAACCGGATTACGGTTCGTAGTTAGACATCCAGAGTGACCAGAGTGGTATTTCAACAACGACTCCACGAACACTAGCGTGCCCGCTTCATAGTCTCCCACCTATCCTACACAAGCCACACCGAACACCAATACCAAGCTGTAGTAAAGGTCACGGGGTCTTTCCGTCCTGCTGCGCGTAACGAGCATCTTTACTCGTAGTGCAATTTCGCCGAGTTCGCGGTTGAGACAGCTGGGAAGTCGTTACGCCATTCGTGCAGGTCGGAACTTACCCGACAAGGAATTTCGCTACCTTAGGATGGTTATAGTTACCACCGCCGTTTACTGGGGCTTAAATTCAGAGCTTCGCCGAAGCTAACCCTTCCTCTTAACCTTCCAGCACCGGGCAGGCGTCAGTCCGTATACATCGTCTTGCGACTTCGCACGGACCTGTGTTTTTAGTAAACAGTCGCTTCCCACTGGTCTCTGCGGCCCTGCAGCGCTTCCGGAGCAAGTCCGTACACGCCTTAGGCCCCCCTTCTCCCGAAGTTACGGGGGCATTTTGCCGAGTTCCTTAACCACGATTCTCTCGATCTCCTCGGTATTCTCTACCTGACCACCTGAGTCGGTTTGGGGTACGGGCGGCTGGAACCTCGCGTCGATGCTTTTCTCGGCAGCATAGGATCACCGAATTCCCCCGTGAGGGGTATGCGTCAGATCTCAGGCTATGTGAGAGACGGATTTGCCTATCTCTCGCCCTACGTCCTTACACCAGGACAACCATCGCCTGGCTCGGCTACCTTCCTGCGTCACACCTGTTAATACGCTAGCCGCACCAGCACGGGGTCGAGCGTTAGGCCGGCCGCTTCACCCCGAAGGGATCCGTCAGCCGGATTAGGACTCTTAGCACTACTGGATTAGCTTGGGCGGTTCTTCGCCGGTACGGGAATATCAACCCGTTGTCCATCGACTACGCCTGTCGGCCTCGCCTTAGGTCCCGACTTACCCAGGGAAGATTAGCTTGACCCTGGAACCCTTGGTCTTTCGGAGGACGTGTTTCTCACACGTCTTTCGCTACTCATGCCTGCATTCTCACTCGTGTGGCGTCCACGGCTGGGTTACCCCGCCGCTTCACTCGCCACACGACGCTCTCCTACCGATCCGCACGGCTGGACCACGAAGGCCTACCTATAATGCGAATCCTACGACTTCGGCGGTGTGCTTGAGCCCCGTTACATTGTCGGCGCGGAATCACTTGACCAGTGAGCTATTACGCACTCTTTCAAGGGTGGCTGCTTCTAAGCCAACCTCCTGGTTGTCTCTGCAACTCCACATCCTTTCCCACTTAGCACACGCTTAGGGGCCTTAGTCGGTAGTCTGGGTTGTTTCCCTCTCGACGATGAAGCTTATCCCCCACCGTCTCACTGCTGCGCTCTCACTTACCGGCATTCGGAGTTTGGCTGACGTCAGTAACCTTGTAGGGCCCATCGGCCATCCAGTAGCTCTACCTCCGGCAAGAAACACGCAACGCTGCACCTAAATGCATTTCGGAGAGAACCAGCTATCACGAAGTTTGATTGGCCTTTCACCCCTATCCACAGCTCATCCCCTCGGTTTTCAACCCAAGTGGGTTCGGCCCTCCACGACGTCTTACCGTCGCTTCAGCCTGGCCATGGATAGATCACTTCGCTTCGGGTCTAGGGCATGCGACTCAATCGCTCTATTCGAACTCGCTTTCGCTACGGCTACCCCTCACGGGTTAACCTCGCCACATACCGCTAACTCGCAGGCTCATTCTTCAAAAGGCACGCTGTCACAGCTACTAGGGCTGCTCCAACGGTTTGTAAGCAGACGGTTTCAGGTACTATTTCACTCCCCTCCCGGGGTACTTTTCACCTTTCCCTCACGGTACTTGTCCGCTATCGGTCATCTGGGAGTATTTAGGCTTACCAGGTGGTCCTGGCGGATTCACACGGGATTTCTCGGGCCCCGTGCTACTTGGGATCCCTTCCGCCGCTGCTCGACATTTCGGTTACGGGACTGGCACCCTCTGTGGTCGGCCTTTCAATGCCGTTCACCTATATCGAGCAAGTCAACGTGTACTTCGGCAGAAGCACGTGAAGGTCCCACAACCCCGACCATGCAACGCCTGCCGGCTATCACACATGATCGGTTTGGCCTGTTCCGGTTTCGCTCGCCACTACTAACGGAATCACGGTTGTTTTCTCTTCCTGTGGGTACTGAGATGTTTCACTTCCCCA
The Protaetiibacter sp. SSC-01 genome window above contains:
- a CDS encoding HAD-IIA family hydrolase — translated: MAPSAPLAGVDVLLADLDGVVYASHQAIPYAVEALNAAAAYGIRLGYLTNNASRTPETVAGQLRELGLDATPDEIVSSPQAAVVLLADLVPAGSTILVVGGDGLVSEVEKAGFRVTRSADDDPAAVVQGFAPAVAWTDLAEAAFALRGGDAGIPWVATNTDWTIPQARGTAPGNGTLVSAVHTAVGRLPVVAGKPERALFDVAVARFGARHPLFIGDRLDTDIMGARRAGMQSALVLTGIDGPKQLLAAAADSRPDYILEDLRGLAEDYPATEDVRDITGVRRVRVGTAVVRHDGERLTLETPGSGIDRVRAAAAAVWGAGVPIYALDVAPELYS
- a CDS encoding NAD kinase; the encoded protein is MTDAARHLLVVAHTGRADSLEAGIHVCRRLIDAGLTPVVSDDELADLRAAAPDLAPLALLGVDVPASSLELVIVLGGDGTILRAAELARGCDAPLIGVNLGHVGFLAEAEREDLDEVVQRALEGDYVVEERMTLSVRVKQGDEVVFETWALNEATVEKASRERSLEVVVEVDQRPLSTFGCDGVVMSTPTGSTAYAFSAGGPVVWPGLQAILMVPLSAHALFARPLVVAPDSPVAIELLERSQGHGVLWCDGRRMFELPPGARVVVRRSPKPVLLARLAPRPFVDRLVNKFGLPVDGWRGPASEAAAEERGRA
- a CDS encoding TlyA family RNA methyltransferase, whose protein sequence is MPDAAASGARLDAELVRRGLARSRAIAVEAIAQGLVTVDGAPAAKASLRVGADAELAVAGADHYVSRGAHKLIGALDAFGVDPSGRVCLDAGASTGGFTQVLLERGAARVFAVDVGHGQLVREMRENPRVANLEGQNLRHLTRESPAFLSYRAELALSGWPTLVVGDLSFISLTQVLHPLLALAEPDADLLLLVKPQFEVGRGGIKEGIVRDRARRQEAASTVLWSAWDAGLGALGIVDSPIPGGSGNREYLVHLRRGAPDPSHLRDAVAALA